A stretch of the Symmachiella macrocystis genome encodes the following:
- a CDS encoding SDR family NAD(P)-dependent oxidoreductase: MLPGVKQFDMTGRVAIVTGGSKGLGTAMAAGLASCGADLLLTSRHADEAEAAAAEIAENFGHRAVGIASDVTDPVAVEAMVLRTLEEFGKIDILINNAGINIRGPIDELTYEEFKQVQDINVNGVWLCSQAVTPYMKQQNYGRIINLSSTLGLVGLANRTPYATSKGAVAQMTRALGLELAPHGINVNAICPGPFLTPMNVPIAETKEAKESIVGATACQRWGELREIQGAAIFLASDAASYMVGSMLVVDGGWTAK, encoded by the coding sequence ATGTTACCTGGAGTGAAGCAATTTGATATGACCGGCCGTGTGGCGATTGTCACCGGCGGATCGAAGGGGTTGGGGACGGCGATGGCGGCGGGGTTGGCCTCTTGCGGAGCCGATCTGCTGCTTACCAGTCGACATGCCGACGAAGCGGAAGCGGCTGCGGCGGAGATTGCTGAGAACTTCGGCCACCGCGCTGTCGGGATTGCCAGTGACGTCACCGATCCGGTTGCGGTCGAAGCGATGGTGCTCCGCACGTTAGAAGAGTTCGGCAAGATCGACATCCTCATCAATAACGCCGGCATCAACATTCGCGGGCCGATTGACGAGTTGACCTACGAAGAATTCAAGCAGGTACAGGATATCAACGTCAATGGAGTTTGGCTCTGTTCGCAAGCGGTCACGCCGTATATGAAACAACAGAACTACGGGCGAATCATCAACCTGTCGAGCACGTTGGGTTTGGTCGGCTTGGCGAATCGGACTCCTTATGCGACCAGTAAAGGAGCGGTGGCGCAAATGACGCGAGCGCTCGGTCTGGAATTGGCGCCGCACGGCATCAACGTGAACGCGATTTGCCCCGGCCCGTTTTTGACGCCGATGAACGTACCGATTGCCGAGACCAAAGAAGCCAAGGAATCGATCGTCGGCGCAACCGCCTGCCAGCGTTGGGGCGAACTGCGGGAAATCCAAGGCGCCGCCATCTTCCTCGCCAGCGACGCCGCCAGTTACATGGTGGGGAGTATGCTGGTCGTGGATGGGGGGTGGACGGCGAAGTAG
- a CDS encoding transglutaminase family protein, with the protein MRKRVACCCCWFLLGTLLTGPLFSAEETETAKPIAADSMISLPSESPLTVQQLAKIAEEAVVEITVTGRRGDRVGLGTGFVIEPDGLIATNLHVIAEARPITVKTSQGDSYPADVVHASDRKLDLALIKIKAENLPALPLGDSDSVENGQPVIALGNPYGLNNSVVSGVISGTREIDGRNMLQLAIPIETGNSGGPLLDMRGRVLGLLTMKAQYTANLGFAMPVNALKKLIETPNPVPIARWLTIGALDPQEWTPHLGATWRQRSGRMTVEGTGSGFGGRSFVLSTVEVPKLPYEVAVTLRLDDESGAAGLVFHSDGNDRHYGFYPSGARMRLTRFDGPDVLSWTILKHQYTPNYRAGDWNNIKVRIEEKRILCYVNDELVFESEDRGMTSGQVGLAKFRDTEAVFKNFQVAKSIPKTSIDPAVASRIEGVVGEIATTGPPSKPLVETLLPDSPASLTVLRSRAAKLEKQAAQLRKLADEIHQNATVAELVKTLTADEEQIDLLQAALLVAKLDNDELDPALYQKEINRMARGIQQELPDDASENDKLAALNSAMFADLGYHGSRTNYYHKSNSYLNEVIDDREGLPISLSVLYMELARRVGLNVVGVGLPGHFIVRHEPQEGDSQLIDPFDGGKFLSRESAAMMLQANRGIPLTDEHLKTATKRDIVIRMLSNLLGLAQEEQDPEGMLRYVTAIVEVDNQAAQSRWIRAVLRFQTERRAAAAEDADWLLEHRPEGINLQRVEELRGILDRPR; encoded by the coding sequence CAGCTAGCAAAAATCGCCGAGGAAGCGGTCGTTGAAATCACCGTCACCGGACGACGGGGGGACCGTGTTGGTTTGGGGACGGGATTTGTGATTGAGCCGGACGGCCTGATTGCAACAAACCTGCACGTCATCGCCGAAGCGCGGCCGATCACCGTCAAAACCTCCCAAGGGGATTCTTATCCTGCAGACGTCGTGCATGCGTCGGACCGCAAACTCGATTTGGCCTTGATTAAAATCAAAGCCGAGAATTTACCCGCGCTGCCGCTGGGGGATTCCGACAGCGTGGAAAACGGCCAGCCGGTGATCGCGTTGGGAAATCCCTATGGATTGAACAACAGTGTGGTGAGCGGCGTGATTTCCGGGACGCGTGAAATCGACGGGCGGAACATGCTGCAATTGGCGATTCCGATCGAGACCGGCAACAGCGGTGGTCCGTTGCTCGACATGCGGGGGCGGGTGCTGGGCCTATTAACGATGAAGGCGCAATACACGGCCAATTTGGGATTTGCCATGCCGGTCAATGCGCTCAAAAAGCTGATTGAAACACCCAACCCGGTGCCGATCGCGCGATGGCTGACGATCGGGGCACTCGATCCTCAAGAATGGACGCCGCACTTGGGGGCCACATGGCGGCAACGTTCGGGACGGATGACCGTGGAAGGGACCGGCAGCGGCTTTGGTGGCCGGTCATTTGTGTTGAGTACCGTCGAGGTTCCCAAGTTGCCCTATGAGGTCGCCGTGACCTTGCGTTTGGATGACGAAAGCGGCGCAGCTGGGTTAGTGTTTCACTCCGATGGCAACGATCGGCATTATGGATTTTATCCCAGCGGCGCGCGGATGCGGTTGACGCGTTTCGACGGGCCCGATGTACTTTCCTGGACGATTCTCAAACACCAATACACGCCCAACTACCGCGCCGGTGATTGGAACAACATTAAGGTACGCATCGAAGAGAAGCGAATATTGTGTTACGTGAACGACGAACTGGTGTTTGAATCCGAGGACCGCGGGATGACGTCCGGCCAAGTCGGTTTGGCGAAGTTTCGTGATACGGAGGCGGTGTTTAAAAACTTTCAAGTCGCCAAATCGATTCCCAAAACGAGCATCGACCCGGCAGTCGCGTCACGCATCGAGGGAGTGGTCGGTGAAATTGCCACCACGGGACCACCTTCAAAGCCGTTGGTGGAGACATTGCTGCCCGATAGCCCGGCTAGCTTGACCGTCCTTCGCTCGCGCGCGGCGAAACTGGAAAAACAGGCGGCCCAACTGCGAAAGCTGGCGGACGAAATCCACCAAAATGCGACTGTGGCTGAGTTGGTGAAAACCTTAACGGCCGATGAAGAACAGATTGACCTGTTGCAAGCGGCGCTGTTGGTGGCAAAGCTCGACAACGACGAACTCGATCCGGCGCTGTATCAAAAGGAAATCAATCGCATGGCCCGCGGTATTCAACAAGAGCTTCCCGACGATGCTTCGGAAAACGACAAATTGGCCGCGTTAAATAGTGCCATGTTCGCCGATTTGGGTTACCACGGTAGCCGGACCAACTATTATCACAAATCCAACAGTTATTTGAACGAGGTGATCGACGATCGCGAAGGGCTGCCGATCTCGCTCTCGGTGCTCTACATGGAACTGGCACGCCGCGTCGGTCTGAACGTTGTCGGGGTGGGGCTGCCTGGGCATTTCATCGTGCGGCACGAACCCCAGGAAGGGGACTCACAGCTGATTGATCCGTTTGACGGCGGCAAATTTCTCAGCCGAGAATCGGCAGCGATGATGCTCCAAGCCAACCGCGGCATCCCGCTCACCGACGAACATTTGAAGACAGCCACCAAACGGGACATCGTGATTCGCATGTTGTCGAATCTGCTCGGTTTAGCGCAAGAGGAGCAAGATCCTGAAGGGATGCTACGCTATGTCACTGCCATCGTAGAAGTCGACAATCAAGCGGCGCAGTCACGCTGGATTCGCGCGGTCCTCCGCTTCCAAACCGAACGCCGCGCTGCCGCCGCCGAGGATGCCGACTGGCTGTTGGAGCACCGTCCGGAGGGGATCAACCTGCAGCGTGTCGAGGAGTTGCGAGGCATTCTAGACCGGCCGCGTTGA